One window from the genome of Sphingomonas lacunae encodes:
- the carB gene encoding carbamoyl-phosphate synthase large subunit has translation MPKRTDIQSILIVGAGPIVIGQACEFDYSGTQAIKALREEGYRIILVNSNPATIMTDPDLVGPEGSTYVEPITPGIVAKIIEREKAAHPDEKMVILPTMGGQTALNTALALFNDGTLEKYDVEMIGANAEAIDKAEDRQKFRDAMDKIGLESARSGVAHTMDEAFAVLERTGLPAIIRPSFTMGGTGGGIAYNKAEFETIVRGGLDASPTTEVLIEESLLGWKEYEMEVVRDRNDNAIIICSIENVDPMGIHTGDSITVAPALTLTDKEYQIMRNASIATLREIGVETGGSNVQFAVNPKDGRLIVIEMNPRVSRSSALASKATGFPIAKVAAKLAVGYTLDEIMNDITGVTPASFEPTIDYVVTKIPRFAFEKFKGAEPLLTTAMKSVGEVMAIGRNIHESLQKALRGLETGLSGFNFVDALVGASRDDIIAELARPTPERLLVAAQALREGLTVQEIHAIAGYDPWFLERIKEIVEAENEVLANGLPRDAAGMRRLKSMGFSDKRLAYLALKSVNVARGMDRAVATSSGLLHDAMVAMTGGVTEGEVRALRHRLGVRPVFKRIDSCAAEFEAVTPYMYSTYEAPAFGEPECESNPSDRKKVVILGGGPNRIGQGIEFDYCCCHACFALDEAGYETIMVNCNPETVSTDYDTSDRLYFEPLTAEDVLEILHVEQSNGTLAGVIVQFGGQTPLKLAQALADAGIPILGTSPDAIDLAEDRERFAALVNKLGLKQPDNGIARSREEAIAVAAHIGYPVLTRPSYVLGGRAMEIVDTQAQLEAYIETAVIVSGDSPVLIDQYLRDAIEVDVDAICDGTDVVVAGVLQHIEEAGVHSGDSACSIPPYSLSPSIIAEIERQADVLARALNVRGLMNVQFAVKDDAVYLIEVNPRASRTVPFVAKAIGAPIAKIAARVMAGEKLADLPRIDRDISHVAVKEAVFPFARFPGVDPVLSPEMRSTGEVMGIDADFATAFAKAQLGAGDALPATGCAFVSVKDSDKERVLPAARRLVESGWTIVATGGTARFLDAAGVPVTRVNKVAEGRPHIVDKITDGAIDLIFNTTEGWQSMRDSASIRASALRAKVPYYTTAAASDAAALAIATPSARSLDVRPLQSYYPTAQA, from the coding sequence ATGCCCAAAAGAACAGACATCCAATCCATCCTCATCGTCGGTGCCGGTCCCATCGTCATCGGTCAGGCGTGCGAGTTTGACTATTCGGGAACACAGGCGATCAAGGCGCTGCGCGAGGAGGGCTATCGCATCATCCTCGTCAACTCGAACCCCGCGACGATCATGACCGATCCCGATCTGGTCGGGCCGGAAGGCTCCACCTATGTCGAGCCGATCACGCCGGGCATTGTGGCGAAGATCATCGAGCGCGAAAAGGCCGCGCATCCTGACGAGAAGATGGTGATCCTCCCCACCATGGGCGGGCAGACCGCGCTCAACACCGCGCTCGCGCTGTTCAACGACGGCACGCTGGAGAAGTATGACGTCGAGATGATCGGCGCCAATGCCGAAGCCATCGACAAGGCCGAAGACCGCCAGAAATTCCGTGACGCGATGGACAAGATCGGCCTTGAAAGCGCGCGCTCGGGCGTTGCGCACACGATGGATGAGGCCTTTGCCGTGCTCGAACGCACCGGCCTTCCCGCCATCATCCGGCCCAGCTTCACCATGGGCGGCACCGGCGGCGGCATCGCCTATAACAAGGCCGAATTTGAAACCATCGTCCGCGGCGGGCTCGATGCCTCCCCCACCACCGAAGTGCTGATCGAGGAATCGCTGCTCGGCTGGAAAGAATATGAGATGGAAGTCGTGCGCGACCGCAACGACAATGCCATCATCATCTGCTCGATCGAAAATGTCGATCCGATGGGCATCCATACCGGTGACTCGATCACCGTCGCGCCGGCGCTGACGTTGACCGACAAGGAATATCAGATCATGCGCAACGCATCGATCGCGACCTTGCGGGAAATCGGCGTCGAAACAGGCGGTTCCAACGTCCAGTTCGCGGTGAACCCCAAGGATGGCCGCCTGATCGTCATCGAGATGAACCCGCGCGTCAGCCGTTCATCGGCGCTGGCGTCCAAGGCGACCGGCTTTCCCATCGCCAAGGTCGCTGCGAAACTCGCCGTCGGCTACACGCTCGACGAGATCATGAATGACATCACCGGCGTCACCCCGGCCTCGTTCGAACCGACCATCGACTATGTCGTCACCAAAATCCCGCGCTTTGCCTTTGAAAAGTTCAAGGGCGCCGAACCGCTGCTGACCACCGCGATGAAGTCGGTCGGTGAGGTCATGGCGATTGGCCGCAACATCCACGAGAGCCTGCAAAAGGCGCTGCGCGGCCTCGAAACCGGCCTGTCGGGTTTCAACTTTGTCGATGCCCTCGTCGGCGCCTCGCGGGATGACATCATCGCCGAACTCGCCCGCCCGACGCCCGAACGGCTGCTGGTTGCCGCGCAAGCGCTGCGCGAGGGCCTGACGGTGCAGGAAATCCACGCCATCGCCGGTTACGATCCCTGGTTCCTTGAGCGGATCAAGGAGATTGTCGAGGCGGAGAATGAGGTGCTGGCCAATGGCCTGCCGCGCGATGCCGCCGGGATGCGCCGCCTCAAGTCGATGGGCTTTTCGGACAAGCGGCTTGCCTATCTCGCGCTCAAATCGGTCAATGTCGCGCGCGGCATGGATCGTGCCGTTGCCACCAGCTCTGGCCTGCTGCACGACGCGATGGTCGCCATGACCGGCGGCGTCACCGAGGGCGAAGTCCGCGCGCTGCGCCACCGTCTCGGTGTCCGGCCGGTGTTCAAGCGGATCGACAGCTGCGCCGCCGAATTTGAGGCGGTGACGCCCTATATGTATTCGACCTATGAGGCCCCGGCCTTTGGCGAGCCCGAGTGCGAGAGCAACCCGTCCGACCGCAAAAAGGTCGTCATCCTTGGCGGTGGTCCCAACCGCATCGGTCAGGGGATCGAGTTTGATTATTGCTGCTGCCACGCCTGCTTCGCACTGGATGAGGCTGGCTATGAAACCATCATGGTCAACTGCAACCCGGAAACCGTCTCGACCGACTATGACACGTCGGACCGCCTCTATTTCGAGCCGCTGACCGCCGAAGATGTGCTGGAAATCCTGCACGTCGAACAATCGAATGGCACGCTTGCCGGGGTCATCGTCCAATTTGGTGGCCAGACGCCATTGAAACTGGCGCAGGCGCTGGCCGATGCCGGCATCCCCATCCTCGGCACCTCGCCCGATGCGATTGACCTTGCCGAAGACCGCGAGCGCTTTGCCGCGCTGGTCAACAAGCTTGGCCTGAAACAGCCTGACAATGGCATCGCCCGCAGCCGGGAAGAAGCCATCGCCGTGGCCGCCCATATCGGCTATCCGGTGCTGACCCGACCGTCCTATGTGCTCGGTGGCCGGGCGATGGAAATCGTCGATACCCAGGCCCAGCTTGAAGCCTATATCGAAACCGCTGTCATCGTCTCGGGCGACAGCCCGGTGCTGATTGACCAATATCTGCGTGATGCGATCGAGGTCGATGTTGACGCCATTTGCGACGGCACCGATGTTGTTGTCGCTGGCGTGCTTCAGCATATCGAGGAAGCCGGCGTCCATTCGGGTGACAGCGCCTGTTCAATCCCGCCCTACAGCCTGTCTCCGTCGATCATCGCCGAAATCGAGCGGCAGGCTGACGTTCTTGCCCGCGCGCTCAACGTGCGCGGCCTGATGAACGTCCAGTTCGCGGTCAAGGATGACGCGGTTTATCTGATCGAGGTCAATCCGCGCGCCAGCCGGACCGTGCCCTTTGTCGCCAAGGCGATTGGCGCGCCGATTGCCAAGATTGCCGCGCGCGTCATGGCCGGTGAAAAGCTGGCCGACTTGCCAAGGATTGATCGTGACATCAGCCATGTCGCGGTCAAGGAAGCGGTGTTCCCTTTTGCCCGTTTCCCCGGTGTTGACCCGGTGTTGTCGCCCGAAATGCGCTCAACCGGAGAAGTCATGGGCATCGATGCCGATTTCGCCACTGCCTTTGCCAAGGCCCAGTTGGGGGCAGGGGATGCACTGCCCGCGACCGGCTGTGCCTTTGTCTCCGTCAAGGACAGCGACAAGGAACGGGTCCTGCCCGCCGCCCGGCGGCTGGTGGAGTCCGGCTGGACGATTGTCGCCACAGGCGGAACCGCCCGTTTTCTGGATGCGGCCGGGGTTCCGGTGACCAGGGTGAACAAGGTGGCCGAAGGTCGCCCGCACATTGTCGACAAGATCACCGATGGCGCTATCGACTTGATATTCAACACAACCGAAGGGTGGCAATCGATGCGGGACTCCGCGTCGATCCGCGCGTCGGCGTTGCGGGCCAAGGTGCCATATTACACCACCGCTGCTGCATCCGATGCTGCCGCGCTGGCAATTGCCACGCCATCGGCGCGAAGTCTTGATGTAAGGCCCCTGCAATCCTATTATCCTACAGCGCAAGCCTGA
- the greA gene encoding transcription elongation factor GreA has protein sequence MASAEKIPMLADGYDQLMKQLASLKAERPIIVDAIEEARAHGDLSENAEYHSAKERQGQIEATIADLEDKLSRAQIIDPTTLSGDRIVFGATVTLLDEDDNPVRYQIVGQAEADAKVGRISYNSPLGRALIGRRVDDEIEVTVPSGDRWFSVSKIEFI, from the coding sequence ATGGCGAGTGCTGAAAAGATCCCGATGCTGGCCGACGGCTATGATCAGCTGATGAAGCAGCTGGCGAGCCTCAAAGCCGAGCGTCCGATCATCGTTGACGCCATTGAGGAAGCCCGTGCGCATGGTGACCTCTCCGAAAATGCCGAATATCATTCGGCAAAGGAACGGCAAGGCCAGATAGAGGCGACCATCGCCGATCTGGAAGACAAGCTGAGCCGCGCACAGATTATCGACCCGACCACCCTCTCGGGTGACCGTATCGTCTTTGGCGCCACCGTCACCCTGCTCGACGAGGATGACAATCCGGTTCGCTATCAGATTGTCGGACAGGCAGAGGCGGATGCCAAGGTCGGCCGGATCAGCTACAACTCGCCGCTTGGCCGTGCGCTGATCGGTCGCCGCGTCGATGACGAGATAGAAGTGACCGTGCCTTCGGGTGACCGCTGGTTCTCGGTCTCCAAGATCGAGTTCATCTGA
- a CDS encoding rhomboid family intramembrane serine protease, with amino-acid sequence MPKGGQITNAIAVVTIAAWLVAILGAQWFDAAAFGGFIPARVFGGHDLPGALPWPLTPLSATLIHADLLHLAFNMLMLVWCGRQVEQAIGGGYTLLLYGVGAYAAALGQFVMGPHQTSVMVGASGAISALMAFYALVFSEQKVRQIGPIPSHIVRALWLGAAWVGLQMLIGLGFGIGGALIAVGAHIGGFIAGLLLARPLLRLRYRR; translated from the coding sequence GTGCCCAAGGGTGGGCAAATCACCAATGCCATCGCCGTGGTTACAATCGCGGCGTGGTTGGTCGCTATCCTGGGCGCACAGTGGTTTGATGCTGCGGCATTTGGCGGCTTCATTCCCGCCCGGGTCTTTGGCGGTCATGATTTGCCAGGCGCCCTGCCTTGGCCACTGACACCGCTCAGTGCCACGCTGATCCATGCGGACCTGCTGCACCTCGCATTCAACATGCTGATGCTGGTCTGGTGCGGTCGTCAGGTAGAACAGGCGATCGGTGGTGGCTACACCCTGTTGCTCTATGGCGTCGGCGCCTATGCTGCCGCGCTCGGACAATTCGTCATGGGCCCGCATCAAACGTCGGTAATGGTGGGTGCCAGCGGCGCTATCTCGGCCCTGATGGCCTTCTACGCGCTGGTCTTCAGCGAACAAAAGGTCCGGCAGATCGGGCCGATCCCCTCGCACATCGTCCGCGCCCTATGGCTCGGCGCGGCTTGGGTTGGCCTGCAAATGCTCATCGGGCTCGGCTTTGGCATTGGCGGGGCCTTGATCGCGGTCGGCGCCCACATTGGCGGCTTCATCGCCGGCCTGCTGCTTGCCCGCCCGTTGCTGCGCCTGCGCTACCGGCGCTGA
- a CDS encoding DUF4170 domain-containing protein, which translates to MGKLLHLVMGGRVKDPQGLDFVNLEEMDIVGVYPNYKAAEKAWRGAAQRTVDDAEMRYVVVHLHRLLDPDEHEPVPDSED; encoded by the coding sequence ATGGGCAAACTTTTGCATCTGGTGATGGGTGGCCGCGTCAAGGACCCGCAGGGTCTCGATTTCGTCAATCTCGAAGAGATGGACATCGTCGGCGTTTACCCGAATTACAAGGCCGCCGAAAAAGCTTGGCGCGGTGCGGCGCAGCGCACGGTGGATGACGCCGAAATGCGCTATGTCGTGGTCCACCTGCACCGCCTGCTCGATCCCGATGAGCATGAGCCTGTGCCCGACAGCGAGGATTGA
- a CDS encoding phage holin family protein, with product MTETPDPAGSATDSPAAVGDPAAFERAIDGSSPIDAIRLLAGEVRAAAASEMELAKACGAIVGASVKSISIWTAVALITLFVAVLTLAIGLVIALATITGPWLAALIVPAVLLIVCAIAAWRIRGAAHRAKAAVTRLSQ from the coding sequence GTGACAGAAACGCCCGATCCAGCGGGAAGCGCCACGGACTCGCCAGCCGCCGTTGGTGACCCTGCGGCATTTGAGCGGGCCATCGATGGCAGTTCACCGATTGATGCCATCCGGCTGCTGGCGGGCGAAGTACGGGCTGCGGCCGCCAGCGAGATGGAATTGGCAAAGGCGTGCGGAGCGATTGTCGGCGCCTCCGTCAAAAGCATTTCAATCTGGACTGCTGTCGCGTTGATCACCCTGTTCGTCGCCGTTCTGACTTTGGCAATCGGGCTGGTGATCGCCCTGGCAACGATTACCGGTCCCTGGCTGGCGGCGCTGATTGTTCCGGCGGTTCTGTTGATCGTCTGTGCCATCGCTGCCTGGCGGATTCGTGGTGCCGCGCATCGTGCCAAGGCAGCGGTGACGAGGTTGTCGCAATGA
- the eno gene encoding phosphopyruvate hydratase, which produces MTAIIDIHGRQILDSRGNPTVEVDVLLEDGSFGRAMVPSGASTGAHEAVELRDGDKGMFLGKGVSKAVESVNTELAEAVLGLDAEDQRDVDQAMIEADGTHNKGRLGANAILGVSLAVARAAADARGLPLYKYVGGAGAHVLPVPMMNIINGGEHADNPIDFQEFMIMPVGASSLFEAVRWGSEIFHTLKKGLHEKGLATAVGDEGGFAPNIASTRAALDFIAASVERAGFKLGSDIVLALDCAATEFFRDGKYEISGEGLSLEPEAMADYLAELVRDYPIKSIEDGMSEDDFIGWKALTDKIGGHCQLVGDDLFVTNPARLDQGIKQGLANSLLVKVNQIGTLSETLDAVSMAQRSAYTAVMSHRSGETEDSTIADLAVATNCGQIKTGSLARSDRLAKYNQLIRIEEELGNVAHYAGAAIFATKV; this is translated from the coding sequence ATGACCGCCATTATCGATATTCACGGCCGCCAGATTCTCGACAGCCGCGGTAACCCGACGGTCGAGGTTGATGTGTTGCTTGAAGACGGCAGCTTCGGTCGCGCAATGGTTCCCTCTGGGGCTTCGACCGGTGCGCATGAGGCGGTTGAGCTGCGCGATGGCGACAAAGGCATGTTTCTCGGAAAGGGCGTCAGCAAGGCTGTTGAATCGGTCAACACTGAACTTGCTGAAGCGGTGCTCGGTCTGGATGCAGAAGACCAGCGCGATGTTGATCAGGCGATGATCGAGGCGGATGGCACACATAACAAGGGCCGCCTGGGCGCCAACGCCATCCTTGGAGTCAGTCTGGCTGTAGCCCGTGCTGCGGCCGATGCCCGGGGATTGCCGCTTTACAAATATGTCGGTGGCGCCGGCGCACATGTTTTGCCCGTCCCCATGATGAACATCATCAACGGTGGCGAACATGCCGACAATCCCATCGATTTTCAGGAATTCATGATCATGCCGGTTGGTGCATCCTCATTGTTCGAGGCCGTGCGCTGGGGCAGCGAGATTTTTCACACCCTGAAAAAGGGCTTGCATGAAAAGGGATTGGCGACTGCCGTGGGTGATGAAGGTGGATTTGCCCCGAATATCGCTTCGACCCGCGCCGCGCTGGACTTCATCGCGGCATCGGTAGAGCGCGCCGGGTTCAAGCTTGGCAGTGACATCGTCCTCGCGCTCGATTGCGCAGCGACCGAATTTTTCCGCGATGGCAAATATGAGATCAGCGGCGAAGGTCTGTCGCTCGAACCGGAGGCCATGGCTGATTATCTCGCGGAACTGGTTCGCGACTATCCGATCAAGTCGATTGAAGACGGCATGTCGGAAGATGATTTCATTGGCTGGAAGGCACTGACCGACAAGATTGGTGGCCATTGCCAACTGGTTGGTGACGACCTGTTTGTGACCAATCCTGCACGCCTTGATCAAGGTATCAAACAGGGCCTGGCCAACTCGCTGCTGGTCAAGGTCAACCAGATCGGGACGTTGAGCGAAACGCTGGATGCGGTCAGCATGGCCCAGCGATCCGCCTATACCGCTGTCATGTCGCATCGTTCCGGTGAAACTGAGGATTCCACCATCGCCGATCTGGCGGTTGCGACCAATTGCGGACAAATCAAGACAGGAAGCCTTGCCCGGTCGGACCGGTTGGCAAAATATAATCAGCTTATCCGGATTGAAGAAGAGTTGGGTAATGTCGCGCATTACGCTGGCGCTGCGATATTCGCGACCAAGGTCTGA
- a CDS encoding FtsB family cell division protein — protein sequence MPSPMPLKRNRRDYWPVASAMFALAVILAWLLFGQTGIFAWNDYSRALNVRRAELAELKQEQARLINHQRLLDPKGVDPDLMDEQVRAELNLLHPDEIVVPLN from the coding sequence ATGCCATCGCCCATGCCTTTGAAACGCAATCGTCGAGATTATTGGCCGGTAGCCAGCGCAATGTTCGCGCTGGCGGTCATTTTGGCTTGGCTGTTGTTCGGGCAGACAGGGATATTTGCTTGGAATGACTATAGTCGCGCATTGAATGTGAGGCGGGCGGAGCTGGCTGAGCTGAAGCAGGAACAGGCGAGGTTGATCAATCACCAGCGCCTGCTGGACCCCAAGGGGGTGGATCCGGACTTGATGGACGAGCAGGTCCGTGCGGAATTGAACCTGCTTCACCCTGACGAGATCGTCGTTCCTCTCAATTGA
- the pdhA gene encoding pyruvate dehydrogenase (acetyl-transferring) E1 component subunit alpha — MVSPPVANRERPQEPQRWNASPAEMERFYREMLLIRRFEEKAGQLYGLGLIGGFCHLYIGQEAVAVGLQSALDPERDSVITGYRDHGHMLAYGIDPKVIMAELTGRAAGISRGKGGSMHMFSVEHKFYGGHGIVGAQVALGNGLAFAHKYRDDGGVCMAYFGDGAANQGQVYESFNMAELWKLPIIFVIENNQYAMGTSVNRSSAEDQLYRRGESFRIPGIQVNGMDVMEVRGAAQTALDWVRAGKGPVLLELKTYRYRGHSMSDPAKYRSREEVQAVREKSDPIEGLKAEMLAAGVSEDSLKAIDQEIRKIVAESADFAESAPEPDAADLYTDVLVEQY; from the coding sequence GTGGTGTCGCCCCCTGTGGCAAATCGGGAAAGGCCCCAGGAACCGCAGCGCTGGAATGCCAGCCCGGCGGAAATGGAACGCTTCTACCGGGAAATGTTGCTTATTCGACGGTTCGAAGAAAAGGCCGGCCAACTCTACGGGCTTGGGCTGATCGGCGGTTTTTGCCATTTGTACATTGGTCAGGAGGCCGTTGCTGTCGGTCTGCAAAGTGCCCTCGATCCTGAGCGTGACAGCGTCATCACCGGTTATCGCGATCATGGCCACATGTTGGCCTATGGCATTGATCCCAAGGTGATCATGGCTGAACTGACCGGTCGCGCTGCCGGCATCTCGCGCGGCAAGGGCGGGTCGATGCATATGTTCAGCGTCGAGCACAAATTCTATGGCGGTCACGGTATTGTCGGTGCACAGGTTGCGCTGGGCAATGGCTTGGCCTTTGCACATAAATATCGCGACGATGGCGGGGTGTGCATGGCCTATTTCGGCGACGGGGCGGCCAATCAGGGCCAGGTCTACGAAAGCTTCAATATGGCCGAGTTGTGGAAGCTGCCGATCATCTTCGTCATCGAGAATAATCAATATGCGATGGGCACATCGGTCAACCGTTCATCGGCGGAAGACCAGTTGTATCGCCGTGGTGAAAGTTTCCGCATTCCCGGCATCCAGGTCAACGGCATGGATGTCATGGAAGTGCGCGGCGCGGCGCAGACTGCGCTCGACTGGGTGCGGGCAGGGAAGGGGCCGGTGCTGCTTGAACTGAAAACCTATCGGTATCGCGGCCATTCAATGTCCGATCCGGCGAAGTATCGCAGTCGCGAGGAGGTTCAGGCGGTGCGCGAGAAATCGGACCCGATCGAGGGGCTGAAGGCCGAGATGCTGGCAGCGGGGGTGAGCGAGGACAGCCTCAAAGCGATCGATCAGGAGATACGCAAGATCGTTGCAGAGTCTGCGGATTTTGCGGAGAGTGCACCAGAACCGGATGCTGCTGATCTCTATACCGACGTGCTGGTGGAGCAATATTGA
- a CDS encoding pyruvate dehydrogenase complex E1 component subunit beta: MAVEIKMPALSPTMEEGTLAKWLVKEGDEVRSGDIIAEIETDKATMEFEAVDEGVIGRIVVPAGSENVKVGTVIAVIGESVEGKIEPQNQPLTQDAPASVANIATPPAPSVATAPLPATPASGAMVKLTVREALRDAMAEEMRRDDRVFVMGEEVAEYQGAYKVTQGLLDEFGPRRVIDTPITEYGFAGLGAGAAMGGLRPVIEFMTFNFAMQAIDHIINSAAKTNYMSGGQMRCPIVFRGPNGAASRVGAQHSQNFAPWYASVPGLIVIAPYDAADAKGLLKAAIRTEDPVVFLENELVYGRSFEVPADDDLVLPIGKARIMREGRDISIVSYSIGVGVALEAAETLASEGIDAEVIDLRTLRPLDRETVLASLAKTHRLLVVEEGWPTCSIASEISAFVMEEAFDELDAPVLRVTNEDVPLPYAANLEKLALIDAARVCEKARLLCNR; encoded by the coding sequence ATGGCCGTCGAAATCAAGATGCCGGCGCTTTCTCCCACGATGGAGGAAGGCACCCTCGCCAAATGGCTGGTCAAGGAAGGTGATGAGGTCCGTTCGGGGGACATCATCGCCGAGATTGAGACCGACAAGGCGACTATGGAATTTGAAGCCGTTGATGAGGGCGTGATCGGCCGGATCGTCGTTCCCGCCGGGTCGGAGAATGTCAAAGTGGGGACCGTGATCGCGGTCATTGGCGAGTCGGTAGAGGGCAAGATAGAGCCGCAAAACCAGCCCCTGACCCAGGATGCGCCTGCTTCAGTTGCAAATATTGCAACACCTCCGGCGCCGTCAGTGGCGACCGCTCCCTTGCCAGCCACGCCTGCTTCCGGGGCAATGGTCAAACTGACCGTGCGTGAGGCGCTGCGCGACGCCATGGCGGAAGAGATGCGCCGCGATGACCGTGTGTTCGTGATGGGTGAGGAGGTCGCCGAATATCAGGGTGCCTACAAGGTCACGCAGGGGCTGCTCGACGAATTCGGCCCGCGCCGCGTGATCGACACGCCGATCACCGAATATGGTTTTGCCGGACTGGGTGCCGGGGCGGCTATGGGCGGCCTGAGGCCGGTCATCGAATTCATGACATTCAATTTCGCCATGCAGGCGATTGACCACATCATCAATTCGGCAGCCAAGACCAATTATATGTCGGGCGGCCAGATGCGCTGTCCCATCGTCTTCCGCGGTCCCAATGGCGCGGCAAGCCGGGTCGGCGCACAGCACAGCCAGAACTTCGCCCCCTGGTACGCCAGTGTGCCCGGTCTGATCGTCATCGCGCCCTATGACGCGGCCGATGCCAAGGGCCTGCTCAAGGCGGCGATCCGTACCGAGGACCCGGTCGTGTTTCTGGAAAACGAGCTGGTCTATGGCCGGTCGTTTGAAGTGCCGGCTGATGATGATCTGGTCCTGCCGATCGGCAAGGCACGGATCATGCGTGAAGGGCGCGACATCAGCATTGTCAGCTATTCAATCGGCGTCGGTGTCGCCCTGGAAGCCGCGGAAACGCTGGCGTCAGAGGGGATTGACGCCGAAGTCATCGATCTCAGGACCCTTCGCCCGCTCGACCGCGAGACGGTGCTGGCGAGCCTTGCCAAGACCCACCGTCTGCTGGTCGTCGAGGAAGGGTGGCCGACCTGTTCGATTGCCAGTGAAATCAGTGCCTTCGTCATGGAGGAAGCCTTTGATGAACTGGATGCACCGGTCTTGCGGGTGACCAATGAGGATGTCCCGCTGCCTTATGCGGCCAATCTGGAAAAGCTGGCGCTTATCGACGCCGCCAGAGTGTGCGAGAAGGCGCGTCTGCTCTGCAATCGCTGA
- a CDS encoding TadE/TadG family type IV pilus assembly protein, producing the protein MFAKLKAATSSLRTGVRHFARDNSAVALIEAAVTLPVLMFVSFTGLEVANLMITHTRISGIVLAVADNSSRIASGSNLALPQVREVDVNDVFTGAQLQAGNIDLLGRGRIILSSLEVNSSGGQWIHWQRCYGYFNVTSAYGVQGTGATGTSFPGMGETGAEIRAETGAPVMFAEISYNYDPAVWDSFMSSTIQIDYDAAFSVRDARDTTNIFNPNPVATVRTCPTGGTPRKKRSQRGKGWGKTKS; encoded by the coding sequence ATGTTCGCCAAGCTCAAAGCTGCCACATCCTCGCTGCGCACAGGCGTGCGTCACTTTGCCAGGGACAACAGCGCCGTTGCCCTGATCGAAGCGGCCGTGACCCTGCCGGTGCTCATGTTCGTATCCTTCACCGGATTGGAAGTCGCCAATCTGATGATCACCCACACCCGCATTTCCGGGATTGTGCTGGCGGTTGCTGACAACTCCTCCCGTATCGCGTCCGGTTCCAACCTCGCCTTGCCCCAGGTGCGCGAGGTGGACGTCAATGACGTGTTCACCGGCGCCCAGTTGCAGGCCGGCAATATCGACCTGCTTGGCCGCGGGCGCATCATCCTGTCGAGCCTTGAAGTCAACAGCAGTGGCGGTCAGTGGATCCACTGGCAACGTTGCTATGGCTATTTCAACGTCACCTCGGCCTATGGCGTCCAGGGCACTGGTGCGACCGGGACATCCTTCCCCGGCATGGGAGAGACAGGCGCGGAAATCCGGGCCGAAACTGGCGCACCGGTGATGTTCGCGGAAATATCCTATAACTATGATCCGGCCGTGTGGGACAGCTTCATGTCGAGCACGATCCAGATCGACTATGATGCCGCCTTCAGTGTCCGCGATGCGCGCGACACAACCAATATCTTCAACCCCAATCCGGTAGCGACCGTCCGCACCTGCCCGACGGGTGGCACACCCCGCAAGAAGCGGAGCCAACGCGGCAAGGGCTGGGGCAAGACCAAGTCCTGA
- a CDS encoding TadE/TadG family type IV pilus assembly protein, translated as MMPRPHRMLAATLRRFRADERGAYLIELALMTPVFLMLMMGTFDLGFQMYAKAVLGGAVENAARSNTLETNASNAAIIDAQVTQKMQQVAKYGTLSFSRQSYADYNSVGRPEDFTDSNGNGVRNPGECYVDANGNFAWDADRGNNGQGGASDVVLYRVTFTFDRLFPLWRMIGQPQQKSVTIATTLRNQPYSNQSVGNTVRCT; from the coding sequence ATGATGCCACGCCCTCACCGAATGCTGGCCGCCACGCTTCGTCGCTTCCGCGCCGATGAACGGGGCGCCTACCTCATCGAACTGGCCCTGATGACGCCGGTGTTCCTGATGCTGATGATGGGCACATTCGACCTTGGCTTCCAAATGTATGCCAAGGCTGTGCTCGGCGGGGCGGTGGAAAATGCCGCCCGGTCGAACACGCTGGAAACCAACGCTTCCAATGCCGCCATCATTGATGCGCAGGTCACGCAAAAGATGCAGCAAGTCGCCAAATATGGCACGCTCAGCTTTTCGCGGCAGAGCTATGCCGACTATAATTCGGTCGGCCGCCCGGAAGATTTCACCGACAGCAACGGCAATGGCGTGCGCAATCCGGGCGAATGCTATGTCGACGCCAATGGCAATTTCGCCTGGGATGCCGACCGGGGCAACAATGGGCAGGGCGGCGCCAGCGACGTCGTACTCTATCGCGTCACCTTTACCTTCGACCGACTCTTCCCGCTGTGGAGAATGATCGGCCAGCCCCAGCAAAAATCGGTGACCATCGCCACCACTTTGCGCAACCAGCCCTATTCCAACCAGAGTGTAGGCAATACCGTGAGGTGCACCTGA